A part of Primulina eburnea isolate SZY01 chromosome 10, ASM2296580v1, whole genome shotgun sequence genomic DNA contains:
- the LOC140802850 gene encoding secreted RxLR effector protein 161-like, whose amino-acid sequence MSSSKSVLTSLAQHFKLTASHKPETSEERNYMTNVPYASVVGSVMYAMICTRPDLAYAVSMVSRFMANPGKTHWEALKWVMRYLKGTVRYRLVYGRANEITEALNGFVDSDFARCIDTRKSITGYVFTMFGTTISWKVSLQPVVALSTTEAEYIAITEGVKEAMCLRGLVAELEIQDATLRLLCDNQSAIHLTKNQVFHERTKHVGVKLHFVREVVGKGEVELEKVKTDDNVAGMLTKPITKDKLLYCLKMINVEELEGP is encoded by the coding sequence ATGTCAAGTTCAAAGAGTGTGCTAACATCATTAGCACAACATTTCAAACTCACTGCATCCCATAAACCAGAAACAAGTGAAGAAAGGAATTACATGACTAATGTACCTTACGCAAGTGTTGTAGGCTCAGTCATGTATGCAATGATATGCACAAGGCCTGATCTAGCATATGCTGTAAGTATGGTGAGCAGATTCATGGCCAATCCCGGGAAAACTCATTGGGAAGCCCTCAAATGGGTGATGAGATACCTCAAGGGTACAGTGAGGTATAGGTTGGTCTATGGTAGAGCAAATGAGATAACTGAAGCATTAAATGGTTTTGTGGATTCTGATTTTGCAAGGTGCATTGACACTCGGAAGTCAATCACTGGATATGTCTTCACAATGTTCGGAACAACTATCAGTTGGAAAGTAAGCCTTCAACCAGTGGTGGCACTGTCAACCACAGAAGCCGAATATATTGCCATTACAGAAGGAGTTAAGGAAGCTATGTGCCTGCGTGGATTAGTTGCTGAACTAGAAATTCAGGATGCAACATTAAGGCTGTTGTGTGATAATCAAAGTGCAATTCACTTAACTAAGAATCAAGTGTTTCATGAGAGAACTAAACATGTGGGTGTGAAATTGCATTTCGTGAGAGAAGTAGTTGGCAAAGGAGAAGTAGAGCTGGAAAAAGTTAAAACCGATGACAATGTAGCTGGCATGTTAACAAAGCCAATCACGAAAGATAAACTTCTATATTGCTTAAAAATGATCAATGTTGAAGAACTGGAAGGTCCTTAG